CGGGCGTTCTTCAACATCTCGGCGCGCAGCGCGTACTGGCCCTGTATCTTCTTGAACTCGGCCTCGTCGAAACGCTCGCGCTGCACGCGGGTCATGTACAGCACGTCCACCTCGGGGATCACGTCCTCCAGGCTTTCCGCCACCGTGTACGGGATGCCCTTCTCGTCCAGCTCCTCGCAGATGTAGTCCGGCATCGCCAGCACTTCCGGCGACACGAAGTAAAAACGCGCGCCGAACAGCGACAGCGCCTGCGCCAAGGAGTGCACGGTGCGGCCGTATTTCAGGTCGCCGGCAAAGGCGACGGTCAGGCCGTCCAGCCGGCCTTGGGTCTCGCGGATGGAGAACAGGTCAAGCAGGGTCTGGGTCGGGTGCTGGTTGGAGCCGTCGCCGCCGTTGATCACCGGCACCGCGGAAAACTCGCTGGCCAGCCGAGCCGCGCCTTCCTTGGGATGGCGCATCACCACGGCGTCGGTGTAGGAGCCGATGATCTTGATCGAGTCGGCCAGCGTCTCGCCCTTCTTGGCGCTGGTGTTGCCGCCATCGGCGAAGCCGATGATGTTGCCGCCCAGGCGTTGCACCGCGGTCTCGAACGACAGGCGGGTGCGGGTGGACGGCTCGAAGAAGCAGCTGGCCACCAGCTTGTCCTTCAGCAGATCGCCGCGCGGGCTCTGCTTGAGGCGAGCGGCGGTGTCCACCACCAGTTCCAGTTCCTCGCGGCTGAAGTCGGGTATGGAGATGATGTGCTTGCGGTACAGTGGATTGGCCATGTCGCTTTCCTCGTGTCTGGCGGTTGCGGGCGAAAAAAAAGCCCCTGTCTCAGGGGCTTTTTTTTGGGAATACGGGAATGTCGGGAACAGCTGCGCCGCGCAGCAACGCCGCCGCGCCACCCGCCTGGGTGTCGCTGAAGCCTTTTCGCTGCCGTGCTGCCTGTCTCATTACATCCGTTCCGAACAAAATTGCGGGAATATATCGCAATATCCCGTGTAACGGCAAGACCCCGCGGCCGAAACCACGGCGAAAACCGTCGCCGGCTGCGCGGGATCAAAAGCCGCCGCCCCCCCGCCCCGCCTTGCAAAACCCGGCGCCAGCGCTGATGCTGAAATATGCCGCCGTGTCCGTCAAAATGTATCGAGTTGACAGTTGGGGCGGTCAAACATAATGATTCGCTGAATTTCACTCCGCGGCAGCGAGCCGCCACGCGCCATGATCAAGTGCATCGACGTCAATGATCTGAAGGTCGGCATGTACATCCACGATCTCAACTGCGACTGGATGTCCCATCCCTTCTTGGTCAACCGCTTCAAAGTCTCCAACGAAAACGAGATTCAGAAGATCGTCGACGCCGGCATCCACGAAGTGTACATCGACACCCGCAAAGGCCTGGACCTGCCATCCGCCCCCAGCGCGGGCGAGGTGCGCAAGCAGTTGCAGAGCGAACTGATCGAGATCGCCAGCCGCCACAGCGCCGTGCCGCGCAAAGTGGAGGCGGCCGAGGAGTTCGGCCGCGCCCAGATGGTCCACAGCGAGGCGAACCTGATCGTGCGCGGCATCCTGCACGACGTGCGGCTGGGCAAGCAGGTGGAGCTGGAACAGGTGGAGCCGCAGGTGGAAAAGCTGACCGAATCCATCCTGCGCAACAACGGCGCGCTGCTGTCGCTGTGTCGAATCAAGGACAAGGACAACTACACCTTTCAGCATTCGGTCAGCGTCGGCGCGCTGATGGTCAGCTTCTGCAACGCTCTGGGCATGGGCAAGGAGGTGATACACCATGCCGGCATCGGCGGCATGCTGCACGATATCGGCAAGATGAAGGTGCCGGACACCATCCTCAACAAGCCGGGCAAGCTGACCGAGCAGGAATTCCAGGTGATGAAGTGCCACGTGGTGGAAAGCCAGAAAATCCTGCACGACACCCGCGGCATTTCGGAAACCGCGGTGCTGGTGGCCGGCCAGCACCATGAGCGCCACGACGGCAGCGGCTATCCGGCCGGACTCAAGGGCGACGAGATTTCGCAACTGGGCCAGATGGCCGCCATCGTCGACGTCTACGA
This genomic window from Chromobacterium phragmitis contains:
- a CDS encoding HD-GYP domain-containing protein, whose amino-acid sequence is MIKCIDVNDLKVGMYIHDLNCDWMSHPFLVNRFKVSNENEIQKIVDAGIHEVYIDTRKGLDLPSAPSAGEVRKQLQSELIEIASRHSAVPRKVEAAEEFGRAQMVHSEANLIVRGILHDVRLGKQVELEQVEPQVEKLTESILRNNGALLSLCRIKDKDNYTFQHSVSVGALMVSFCNALGMGKEVIHHAGIGGMLHDIGKMKVPDTILNKPGKLTEQEFQVMKCHVVESQKILHDTRGISETAVLVAGQHHERHDGSGYPAGLKGDEISQLGQMAAIVDVYDALTSDRCYHKGMAPTDALRKIYEWSKFHFNPELVQAFMRTIGIYPVGTLVRLESGRLGVVVEQNENNLVSPKVKVFFSIKSNAHIAPEVVDLSRKMGFGGGDRIVKHESPEKWKMDPLRFL
- the pyrB gene encoding aspartate carbamoyltransferase, producing the protein MANPLYRKHIISIPDFSREELELVVDTAARLKQSPRGDLLKDKLVASCFFEPSTRTRLSFETAVQRLGGNIIGFADGGNTSAKKGETLADSIKIIGSYTDAVVMRHPKEGAARLASEFSAVPVINGGDGSNQHPTQTLLDLFSIRETQGRLDGLTVAFAGDLKYGRTVHSLAQALSLFGARFYFVSPEVLAMPDYICEELDEKGIPYTVAESLEDVIPEVDVLYMTRVQRERFDEAEFKKIQGQYALRAEMLKNARPGMKVLHPLPRVDEIAVDVDATPHAYYFEQAKNGVYARQALLSLVLNETV